From Micromonospora rhizosphaerae, the proteins below share one genomic window:
- the mihF gene encoding integration host factor, actinobacterial type, which yields MPLPSLTPEQRAAALEKAAEIRKARAELKEQLKQGKTTLATVLERAESDDVVGKLKVSAVLQAMPGIGKIRATQIMEKLKIADSRRLRGLGEQQRKALLGEFAAN from the coding sequence GTGCCGCTCCCGTCACTGACCCCCGAGCAGCGCGCTGCCGCGCTGGAGAAGGCCGCGGAGATCCGCAAGGCCCGTGCTGAGCTGAAGGAGCAGCTCAAGCAGGGCAAGACCACCCTCGCCACCGTCCTCGAGCGGGCCGAGTCCGACGACGTCGTGGGCAAGCTGAAGGTTTCGGCCGTCCTGCAGGCGATGCCCGGCATCGGCAAGATCCGGGCCACCCAGATCATGGAGAAGCTCAAGATCGCCGACAGCCGTCGCCTGCGCGGCCTGGGCGAGCAGCAGCGCAAGGCTCTGCTTGGAGAGTTTGCCGCCAACTGA
- a CDS encoding guanylate kinase, giving the protein MTTDDEARPAARLTVLAGPSGAGRESVVELVRARFASAWVPVPATTRPPRPGEVHGVDRIFLAPAEFDRLVEAGELLEWSRTGPYRRGIPREGIRSRLAAGQPVLLPLDLPGALAVRAVVPDAQLVLLAPPGYRPDPATAAAFAHAVTHDRTERAADELVGLLGSSFLAPARPPASG; this is encoded by the coding sequence GTGACCACGGATGACGAGGCGCGCCCGGCGGCTCGGCTCACTGTCCTGGCCGGACCTTCCGGTGCCGGTAGGGAGAGTGTCGTCGAGTTGGTCCGGGCGCGTTTCGCATCCGCCTGGGTGCCCGTGCCGGCCACCACCCGGCCGCCCCGGCCAGGTGAGGTGCACGGCGTCGACCGGATCTTCCTCGCCCCGGCCGAGTTCGACCGGCTGGTCGAGGCCGGCGAGCTGCTGGAGTGGAGCCGGACCGGGCCGTACCGGCGCGGCATCCCGCGCGAGGGGATCCGGTCCCGGCTGGCGGCCGGCCAGCCGGTGCTGCTCCCGCTCGACCTGCCCGGCGCGCTCGCCGTCCGGGCCGTCGTGCCGGACGCGCAGCTGGTGCTCCTCGCCCCGCCGGGGTACCGACCGGACCCGGCCACCGCGGCCGCCTTCGCACACGCCGTGACCCACGACCGCACCGAGCGGGCGGCCGACGAACTGGTAGGCTTGCTCGGTTCGTCCTTCCTGGCTCCGGCCCGACCGCCCGCGAGCGGTTGA
- the carB gene encoding carbamoyl-phosphate synthase large subunit, with translation MPKRTDLKHILVIGSGPIVIGQACEFDYSGTQACRVLRSEGIRVSLVNSNPATIMTDPEFADATYVEPITPEFVELVIARERPDALLPTLGGQTALNTAVALHEAGVLEKYGVELIGANIEAIRRGEDRQLFKDIVARAGVRIGLDDPTSLVPRSRVCHSMAEVEATVGELGLPVVIRPSFTMGGLGSGMAHTPEDLERIAGAGLAASPVHEVLIEESVLGWKEYELELMRDRHDNVVVVCSIENVDPMGVHTGDSVTVAPAMTLTDREYQRLRDLGIAVLREVGVDTGGCNIQFAVNPADGRIVVIEMNPRVSRSSALASKATGFPIAKIAAKLAIGYTLDEIPNDITLKTPAAFEPTLDYVVVKIPRFAFEKFPGADPELTTTMKSVGEAMSLGRNFTEALNKAMRSMETSHGGFWTVPDSVVAAATGADPAGATRENTLAALKTPHDGRLYTVERALRLGASIAEVAAASGGMDPWFLDQIAALVELRAEIVDAPVLDADLLRRAKRAGLSDRQLAALRPELAAEDGVRTLRHRLGVRPVYKTVDTCAAEFEATTPYHYSTYDSETEVAPSDRPKVIILGSGPNRIGQGIEFDYSCVHAVMALREVGYETVMVNCNPETVSTDYDTADRLYFEPLTFEDVLEVWHAENSSGKAAGGPGVVGVIVQLGGQTPLGLAQRLKDAGVPVVGTSPESIHLAEERGAFGAVLARAGLRAPAHGMATSYDEAKAIADEIGYPVLVRPSYVLGGRGMEIVYDDATLRDYIGRATDISPDHPVLVDRFLDDAIEIDVDALCDADGEVYLGGVMEHIEEAGIHSGDSACALPPITLASSHLAQVRRYTEAIARGVGVRGLLNVQYALKDDMLYVLEANPRASRTVPFVSKATAVPLAKAAARIALGAAIAELRAEGLLPSTGDGGSMPVEAPIAVKEAVLPFKRFRTPAGKGIDVLLGPEMKSTGEVMGIDTNFGHAFAKSQSAAYGSLPTAGKIFVSVANRDKRGMIFPIKRLADLGFEIVATTGTAEVLRRHGIACEQIRKHYEAGEGEDAVSLILGGDVALVVNTPQGSGASARSDGYEIRSAAVTADIPCITTVPGAAAAVMGIEAHIRGDMQVRPLQELHAALRAGE, from the coding sequence ATGCCTAAGCGGACCGATCTCAAGCACATCCTGGTGATCGGTTCCGGGCCGATCGTGATCGGGCAGGCCTGCGAGTTCGACTACTCCGGCACCCAGGCCTGCCGGGTGCTGCGCAGCGAGGGGATCCGGGTCAGCCTGGTCAACTCCAACCCGGCGACGATCATGACGGACCCCGAGTTCGCCGACGCCACCTACGTCGAGCCGATCACCCCGGAGTTCGTCGAACTGGTCATCGCCCGCGAGCGCCCCGACGCGCTGCTGCCCACCCTGGGCGGGCAGACCGCGCTTAACACCGCCGTCGCCCTGCATGAGGCGGGCGTGCTGGAGAAGTACGGCGTCGAGCTGATCGGCGCCAACATCGAGGCGATCCGCCGCGGCGAGGACCGGCAGCTGTTCAAGGACATCGTGGCCAGGGCCGGCGTACGGATCGGCCTGGACGACCCGACCAGCCTGGTGCCCCGGTCCCGGGTCTGCCACTCGATGGCCGAGGTCGAGGCCACCGTCGGCGAGCTGGGCCTGCCGGTGGTGATCCGGCCGTCGTTCACCATGGGCGGTCTCGGCTCCGGGATGGCGCACACGCCGGAGGACCTCGAGCGGATCGCCGGCGCCGGCCTGGCCGCCAGCCCGGTGCACGAGGTGCTCATCGAGGAGAGCGTGCTCGGCTGGAAGGAGTACGAGCTCGAGTTGATGCGCGACCGCCACGACAACGTGGTGGTGGTCTGCTCGATCGAGAACGTCGACCCGATGGGCGTGCACACCGGCGACAGCGTCACCGTGGCCCCGGCCATGACGCTCACCGACCGGGAGTACCAGCGCCTGCGCGACCTCGGCATCGCGGTGCTCCGCGAGGTCGGGGTGGACACCGGCGGCTGCAACATCCAGTTCGCGGTCAACCCGGCGGACGGCCGGATCGTGGTGATCGAGATGAACCCGCGGGTCTCCCGTTCCTCCGCGCTGGCCTCGAAGGCGACCGGCTTCCCGATCGCCAAGATCGCCGCGAAGCTGGCCATCGGCTACACCCTGGACGAGATCCCGAACGACATCACCCTGAAGACTCCGGCGGCCTTCGAGCCGACCCTGGACTACGTGGTGGTGAAGATCCCCCGGTTCGCGTTCGAGAAGTTCCCCGGCGCCGACCCGGAGCTGACCACCACGATGAAGTCGGTCGGCGAGGCGATGAGCCTCGGGCGCAACTTCACCGAGGCGCTCAACAAGGCGATGCGCTCGATGGAGACCAGCCACGGAGGATTCTGGACTGTTCCTGATTCGGTCGTCGCTGCCGCGACGGGCGCGGACCCGGCCGGCGCGACCAGGGAGAACACCCTCGCCGCGCTGAAGACGCCGCACGACGGCCGGCTCTACACGGTGGAGCGGGCGCTGCGGCTGGGGGCCTCCATCGCCGAGGTCGCCGCGGCGTCCGGCGGGATGGACCCGTGGTTCCTGGACCAGATCGCCGCGCTGGTCGAGCTGCGCGCGGAGATCGTGGACGCCCCGGTGCTCGACGCCGACCTGCTGCGCCGGGCCAAGCGGGCCGGCCTGTCGGACCGGCAGCTGGCCGCGCTGCGCCCGGAGCTGGCCGCCGAGGATGGTGTACGCACGCTGCGGCACCGGCTCGGCGTGCGCCCGGTCTACAAGACCGTGGACACCTGCGCGGCCGAGTTCGAGGCGACCACGCCGTACCACTACTCGACCTACGACTCGGAGACCGAGGTCGCGCCCTCGGACCGGCCCAAGGTGATCATCCTCGGGTCCGGGCCGAACCGGATCGGCCAGGGGATCGAGTTCGACTACTCCTGTGTGCACGCCGTCATGGCCTTGCGCGAGGTGGGCTACGAGACGGTGATGGTCAACTGCAACCCGGAGACCGTCTCCACCGACTACGACACCGCCGACCGGCTCTACTTCGAGCCGCTGACCTTCGAGGACGTCCTGGAGGTCTGGCACGCCGAGAACTCCTCCGGCAAGGCGGCGGGCGGGCCGGGCGTGGTCGGCGTGATCGTGCAGCTCGGCGGGCAGACCCCGCTCGGCCTGGCGCAGCGGCTCAAGGACGCCGGCGTGCCGGTGGTCGGCACCTCGCCGGAGTCGATCCACCTGGCGGAGGAGCGCGGCGCTTTCGGCGCGGTGCTGGCCCGGGCCGGGCTGCGCGCGCCGGCGCACGGCATGGCCACCTCGTACGACGAGGCGAAGGCGATCGCCGACGAGATCGGCTACCCGGTGCTGGTTCGGCCGTCGTACGTGCTCGGCGGGCGGGGCATGGAGATCGTCTACGACGACGCCACGCTGCGCGACTACATCGGCCGCGCCACCGACATCTCCCCGGATCACCCGGTGCTGGTGGACCGCTTCCTCGACGACGCCATCGAGATCGATGTGGACGCGCTCTGCGACGCCGACGGCGAGGTCTACCTCGGCGGCGTGATGGAGCACATCGAGGAGGCCGGCATCCACTCCGGCGACTCCGCCTGTGCGCTGCCGCCGATCACCCTGGCCAGCTCCCACCTGGCCCAGGTGCGCCGGTACACCGAGGCGATCGCCCGCGGGGTGGGCGTCCGCGGCCTGCTCAACGTCCAGTACGCCCTCAAGGACGACATGCTCTACGTGCTGGAGGCGAACCCGCGCGCCTCGCGTACCGTGCCGTTCGTCTCCAAGGCGACGGCGGTGCCGCTGGCGAAGGCGGCCGCCCGGATCGCGCTCGGCGCCGCCATCGCCGAGCTGCGTGCCGAGGGCCTGCTCCCGTCGACCGGTGACGGTGGCTCGATGCCGGTCGAGGCGCCGATCGCGGTGAAGGAGGCGGTGCTGCCGTTCAAGCGGTTCCGCACGCCGGCCGGCAAGGGGATCGACGTGCTGCTCGGCCCGGAGATGAAGTCCACCGGCGAGGTGATGGGCATCGACACCAACTTCGGGCACGCCTTCGCCAAGTCGCAGTCCGCCGCGTACGGCTCGCTGCCGACCGCCGGGAAGATCTTCGTCTCGGTGGCCAACCGGGACAAGCGCGGCATGATCTTCCCGATCAAGCGCCTCGCCGACCTGGGCTTCGAGATCGTCGCCACCACCGGCACCGCCGAGGTGCTGCGCCGGCACGGGATCGCCTGCGAGCAGATCCGCAAGCACTACGAGGCCGGCGAGGGCGAGGACGCGGTGTCGCTGATCCTCGGCGGCGACGTGGCCCTGGTGGTCAACACCCCGCAGGGCTCCGGCGCGAGCGCCCGCTCGGACGGCTACGAGATCCGCAGCGCCGCGGTGACGGCGGACATCCCCTGCATCACCACGGTACCGGGCGCGGCCGCCGCGGTCATGGGCATCGAGGCGCACATCCGGGGCGACATGCAGGTCCGCCCCCTCCAGGAACTCCACGCCGCCCTGCGGGCCGGCGAGTGA
- a CDS encoding dihydroorotase gives MTAYLIRSVSVVGAAPTDLLIRDGVVAETGAGLTAPDATVIDGTGLVALPGLVDLHTHLREPGREDAETVESGSRAAALGGYTAVCAMANTSPVADTAGVVEQVWRLGREAGLVDVQPIGAVTVGLAGQQLAELGAMADSAARVRIFSDDGHCVADPKLMRRALEYVKAFSGVIAQHAEEPRLTEGAQMHEGEVSTRLGLTGWPAVAEEAIIARDVLLAEHVGSRLHVCHVSTAGSVEVLRQAKARGVKVTAEVTPHHLLLTDEVVSGRSELASPALANNWSPAATYDPVYKVNPPLRTQADIAALRAALVEGVIDIIATDHAPHAVEDKECEWAYARPGMLGLETALSIALEVFGPQWDLLAERMSRTPARIAGLDGHGLDPAPGVPANLTLVDPAARRTIEPAELASRSRNTPFARMTLPGRIVATFLRGEPTVLDGKAVK, from the coding sequence GTGACCGCGTACCTGATCAGGAGCGTGAGCGTGGTCGGCGCCGCGCCGACCGACCTGCTGATCCGCGACGGCGTCGTGGCGGAGACCGGCGCCGGGCTGACCGCGCCGGACGCCACGGTGATCGACGGCACCGGGCTGGTCGCGCTGCCCGGCCTGGTGGACCTGCACACCCACCTGCGCGAGCCGGGCCGCGAGGACGCTGAGACCGTCGAGTCCGGCTCCCGGGCGGCGGCGCTCGGCGGCTACACCGCCGTCTGCGCGATGGCCAACACCTCCCCGGTCGCCGACACCGCCGGGGTGGTCGAGCAGGTCTGGCGGCTGGGCCGGGAGGCCGGGCTGGTGGACGTGCAGCCGATCGGCGCGGTCACCGTGGGGCTCGCCGGCCAGCAGCTCGCCGAGCTGGGCGCGATGGCCGACTCGGCGGCCCGGGTGCGGATCTTCTCCGACGACGGGCACTGCGTCGCCGACCCGAAGCTGATGCGCCGGGCCCTGGAGTACGTCAAGGCGTTCAGCGGGGTCATCGCCCAGCACGCCGAGGAGCCGCGGCTCACCGAGGGCGCGCAGATGCACGAGGGTGAGGTCTCCACCCGGCTCGGGCTGACCGGCTGGCCGGCGGTCGCCGAGGAGGCGATCATCGCCCGGGACGTGCTGCTGGCCGAGCACGTCGGCAGCCGGCTGCACGTCTGCCACGTCTCCACCGCCGGCAGCGTCGAGGTGCTGCGGCAGGCCAAGGCGCGCGGGGTGAAGGTCACCGCCGAGGTGACCCCGCACCACCTGCTGCTCACCGACGAGGTCGTGAGCGGGAGGAGTGAGCTTGCGAGCCCCGCACTCGCGAACAACTGGAGCCCGGCGGCGACCTACGACCCGGTCTACAAGGTCAACCCGCCGCTGCGCACCCAGGCCGATATCGCCGCGCTGCGCGCGGCGCTGGTCGAGGGCGTGATCGACATCATCGCCACCGACCACGCCCCGCACGCCGTGGAGGACAAGGAGTGCGAGTGGGCGTACGCCCGGCCCGGCATGCTCGGCCTGGAGACCGCGCTGTCGATCGCGCTCGAGGTGTTCGGCCCGCAATGGGATCTGCTCGCCGAGCGGATGTCCCGCACCCCGGCCCGGATCGCCGGCCTGGACGGGCACGGCCTCGACCCGGCCCCCGGCGTGCCGGCCAACCTGACCCTGGTCGACCCGGCCGCCCGTCGCACCATCGAGCCGGCGGAGCTGGCCAGCCGCAGTCGCAACACCCCGTTCGCCCGCATGACGCTGCCGGGTCGCATCGTCGCGACCTTCCTGCGTGGCGAGCCGACGGTCCTGGACGGAAAGGCTGTCAAGTGA
- the rpoZ gene encoding DNA-directed RNA polymerase subunit omega, with amino-acid sequence MGSIATNPEGITNPPIDELLEKTDSKYALVIFAAKRARQVNAYYSQLGEGLLEYVGPLVETTPQEKPLSIAMREINAGLLTAEPTDQP; translated from the coding sequence GTGGGATCCATCGCCACCAACCCCGAAGGCATCACCAACCCGCCGATCGACGAGCTCCTCGAGAAGACGGACTCGAAGTACGCGCTGGTGATCTTCGCCGCCAAGCGTGCGCGTCAGGTCAACGCCTACTACAGCCAGCTCGGTGAGGGCCTGCTCGAGTACGTCGGCCCGCTGGTGGAGACCACCCCGCAGGAGAAGCCGCTCTCGATCGCCATGCGTGAGATCAACGCGGGCCTGCTCACCGCCGAGCCGACCGACCAGCCGTAA
- the pyrF gene encoding orotidine-5'-phosphate decarboxylase, whose translation MESFGVRLHRAVAERGPLCVGIDPHPGLLGRWGLSDDVRGLDRFARIATEALGDRVAVVKPQSAFFERFGSRGVEILESTIRQLRSAGALVLLDVKRGDIGSTVSAYASAYLDPSSPLYVDAVTASPYLGVGSLAPMFELAAAHGGGVFVLALTSNPEGAAVQRAVAADGRTVAQTVIDEISQLNRGAEPLGSFGLVVGATIGDTGHDLSAVNGPLLAPGLGAQGATAADLRTVFGSSLPSVLPSYSREVLNAGPDVAALRSVTERALADCRAVLAAA comes from the coding sequence ATGGAGAGCTTCGGCGTCCGGCTGCACCGGGCCGTGGCGGAGCGGGGACCGCTCTGCGTGGGCATCGATCCCCATCCCGGGCTGCTGGGCCGGTGGGGGCTGTCCGACGACGTCCGGGGGCTCGACCGATTCGCCCGGATCGCGACGGAAGCCCTCGGTGACCGGGTTGCGGTGGTCAAGCCTCAGTCGGCCTTCTTCGAGCGGTTCGGATCCCGCGGTGTTGAAATTCTTGAGTCAACTATCCGACAGTTACGGTCCGCCGGAGCCCTTGTTCTGCTCGACGTCAAGCGCGGCGACATCGGCTCGACGGTCAGCGCGTACGCCTCCGCGTACCTCGATCCATCCAGCCCGCTGTATGTCGACGCGGTGACGGCCAGCCCCTATCTCGGGGTCGGATCGCTCGCGCCGATGTTCGAGCTGGCCGCCGCGCACGGCGGTGGCGTCTTCGTCCTCGCGCTCACCTCCAACCCGGAGGGAGCGGCCGTGCAGCGTGCCGTCGCCGCCGACGGGCGGACCGTCGCGCAGACCGTGATCGACGAGATTTCCCAGCTCAACAGGGGTGCGGAGCCGCTCGGCAGCTTCGGGCTGGTGGTCGGCGCGACGATCGGTGACACCGGCCACGACCTGTCCGCCGTGAACGGCCCGCTGCTCGCCCCGGGGCTCGGCGCGCAGGGCGCCACCGCCGCGGATCTGCGGACCGTCTTCGGCTCCAGCCTGCCGTCGGTGCTGCCCTCGTACTCCCGTGAGGTGCTGAACGCGGGGCCCGACGTGGCCGCGCTGCGGTCCGTCACGGAGCGGGCCCTGGCCGACTGCCGCGCGGTGCTGGCCGCCGCATGA
- a CDS encoding quinone-dependent dihydroorotate dehydrogenase, producing the protein MLFERVVRPQLFRVGGGDAEAAHEWTLRRLAALSRRPAALAALRARYAVRTPRTVFGVEFPNPVGLAAGMDKDGLALPAWPALGFGFVEVGTVTAHAQPGNPRPRLFRLRDSEAVVNRMGFNNAGAEALAARLAALPRPIGVPLGISLGKSKVTPLDAAVEDYLASYRALRAHGDYFAVNVSSPNTPGLRSLQDKAHLDALLAALVGEKPVLVKIAPDLTEAAIAELLEVCLARGAAGVIATNTTLARDGLAAADRERGAEAGGLSGRPLAGRAREVVAFVHRETAGRLPVVGVGGILDPDDAARMFDAGASLVQLYTGFIYRGPALVRSIAGAAAGARTPAGRR; encoded by the coding sequence GTGCTCTTCGAGCGGGTGGTACGGCCGCAGCTGTTCCGGGTCGGGGGCGGGGACGCGGAGGCGGCGCACGAGTGGACGCTGCGGCGCCTCGCCGCGCTGTCCCGGCGGCCGGCGGCCCTCGCCGCGCTGCGGGCGCGGTACGCCGTGCGGACGCCGCGGACCGTGTTCGGGGTGGAGTTTCCGAATCCGGTCGGACTGGCGGCCGGGATGGACAAGGACGGGCTCGCGCTGCCGGCCTGGCCGGCGCTGGGCTTTGGCTTCGTCGAGGTCGGCACGGTGACCGCGCACGCCCAGCCGGGCAACCCCCGGCCCCGGCTGTTCCGGCTGCGGGACAGCGAAGCCGTGGTGAACCGGATGGGCTTCAACAACGCCGGCGCCGAGGCACTCGCGGCCCGGCTGGCGGCGCTGCCCCGCCCGATCGGCGTGCCGCTGGGCATCTCGCTCGGCAAGTCCAAGGTGACCCCGTTGGACGCGGCGGTCGAGGACTACCTGGCCTCCTACCGGGCGCTGCGCGCGCACGGTGACTACTTCGCGGTCAACGTCTCCTCGCCGAACACCCCCGGCCTGCGGTCGCTGCAGGACAAGGCCCACCTGGACGCGCTGCTCGCGGCGCTGGTGGGGGAGAAGCCGGTGCTGGTGAAGATCGCCCCGGACCTGACCGAGGCGGCCATCGCCGAGCTGCTGGAGGTCTGCCTGGCCCGGGGCGCGGCCGGCGTGATCGCCACCAACACCACCCTGGCCCGTGACGGCCTCGCCGCGGCCGACCGGGAGCGCGGCGCCGAGGCCGGCGGCCTCTCCGGTCGCCCGCTCGCGGGTCGCGCCCGCGAGGTGGTCGCCTTCGTGCACCGGGAGACCGCCGGCCGGCTGCCGGTGGTCGGCGTCGGCGGCATCCTCGACCCCGACGACGCCGCCCGGATGTTCGACGCCGGGGCGAGCCTGGTCCAGCTCTACACGGGGTTCATCTACCGGGGTCCCGCCCTGGTCCGGTCGATCGCCGGGGCCGCGGCCGGCGCTCGGACGCCGGCGGGCCGGCGGTGA
- the carA gene encoding glutamine-hydrolyzing carbamoyl-phosphate synthase small subunit has translation MSAKRRPAILVLEDGRTFHGEAYGSVGETFGEAVFNTGMTGYQETLTDPSYHRQVVVQTAPHIGNTGVNTEDDESARIWVAGYVVRDPARIGSNWRATGGLEDRLAAEGVVGISGVDTRALTRHLRERGAMRVGISSLDDDPRALLARVRQSPQMVGADLSAEVTTARPYVVEAVGAHRFTVAALDLGIKRNVPRRLATRGVTTHVLPATSTIDDLLATGADAVFFSPGPGDPATADGPVALAQEVLRRRVPLFGICFGSQILGRALGFGTYKLGYGHRGINQPVLDRATGKVEVTSHNHGFAVQVPGAQAGAVVPDQVIDTEFGGVQVSHVCLNDNVVEGLRAKDVPAFTVQYHPEAAAGPHDADYLFDRFAELIEGAGGLDRKRSEGGQNA, from the coding sequence GTGAGCGCTAAGCGCAGGCCCGCGATCCTCGTTCTCGAGGACGGGCGCACCTTCCACGGCGAGGCGTACGGCAGCGTCGGTGAGACCTTCGGCGAGGCGGTCTTCAACACCGGCATGACCGGCTACCAGGAGACCCTGACCGACCCGTCCTACCACCGCCAGGTGGTGGTGCAGACCGCACCGCACATCGGCAACACCGGCGTCAACACCGAGGACGACGAGTCCGCCCGGATCTGGGTCGCCGGTTACGTGGTGCGTGACCCGGCCCGGATCGGCTCCAACTGGCGGGCCACCGGTGGCCTGGAGGACCGGCTGGCCGCCGAGGGCGTGGTCGGGATCAGCGGGGTGGACACCCGGGCGCTCACCCGCCACCTGCGCGAGCGCGGCGCGATGCGGGTCGGCATCTCCAGCCTCGACGACGACCCGCGCGCTCTGCTCGCCCGGGTGCGCCAGTCGCCGCAGATGGTCGGCGCGGACCTCTCCGCCGAGGTGACCACCGCCAGGCCGTACGTCGTCGAGGCGGTCGGTGCGCATCGGTTCACCGTCGCCGCGCTCGACCTGGGCATCAAGCGAAACGTGCCGCGCCGGCTCGCCACGCGCGGCGTCACCACCCACGTGCTGCCGGCCACCTCCACCATCGACGATCTGCTCGCCACCGGCGCGGACGCGGTCTTCTTCTCGCCCGGCCCGGGCGACCCGGCCACCGCGGACGGGCCGGTCGCCCTCGCTCAGGAGGTGCTGCGCCGCCGGGTGCCGCTCTTCGGCATCTGCTTCGGCAGCCAGATCCTCGGCCGGGCGCTCGGCTTCGGCACCTACAAGCTCGGCTACGGCCACCGGGGCATCAACCAGCCGGTGCTCGACCGGGCCACCGGCAAGGTCGAGGTGACCAGCCACAACCACGGCTTCGCCGTGCAGGTGCCGGGCGCCCAGGCGGGGGCGGTGGTCCCCGACCAGGTGATCGACACGGAGTTCGGCGGCGTCCAGGTGTCGCACGTCTGCCTCAATGACAACGTGGTCGAGGGGCTGCGGGCGAAGGACGTGCCCGCCTTCACCGTCCAGTACCACCCGGAGGCGGCGGCCGGCCCGCACGACGCGGACTACCTCTTCGACCGATTCGCGGAGCTGATCGAGGGCGCTGGCGGCCTCGACCGGAAGCGCAGTGAGGGCGGACAGAATGCCTAA
- a CDS encoding adenosylmethionine--8-amino-7-oxononanoate transaminase, whose amino-acid sequence MTPEEILAVDRSHVWHPYAALPPASPPYVVESAEGVRLRLADGRELVDGMSSWWAAIHGYRHPVLDAAVTDQLGRMSHVMFGGLTHEPAVRLAGTLVELAPDGLEHVFLADSGSVSVEVAVKMCLQYQRATGRPERRRLGTWRGGYHGDTFHPMSVCDPEGGMHHLWGDVLPRQVFAPVPPGGFDTPPDPAYEAALVDAVERHAHELAAVIVEPVVQGAGGMRFHHPHYLRVLREVTREHGVLLVFDEIATGFGRTGTMFAAEHAGVAPDVLCVGKALTSGYLTLAAALCTAEIARGISADGVLAHGPTFMGNPLACAVANASLGLLRAGDWAADVSRVGAGLRAGLEPLRGAPGVADVRVLGAIGVVQLDHEVDLRRATAAAVEQGVWLRPFRDLIYTMPPYVTDEADVARIVTGIEAAVKAG is encoded by the coding sequence GTGACCCCCGAGGAAATCCTGGCCGTCGACCGGAGCCATGTCTGGCACCCGTACGCGGCGCTGCCCCCGGCCAGCCCGCCGTACGTGGTGGAGAGCGCCGAGGGCGTACGGCTGCGGCTGGCCGACGGGCGCGAGCTGGTGGACGGGATGTCCTCGTGGTGGGCGGCGATCCACGGCTACCGGCACCCGGTGCTGGACGCGGCCGTCACCGACCAGCTCGGCCGGATGAGCCACGTGATGTTCGGCGGGCTCACCCACGAGCCCGCGGTACGGCTGGCCGGCACGCTGGTGGAGCTGGCCCCCGACGGCCTGGAGCACGTCTTCCTGGCCGACTCCGGCTCGGTCAGCGTCGAGGTCGCGGTGAAGATGTGCCTGCAGTACCAGCGGGCCACCGGCCGCCCGGAGCGCCGCCGGCTCGGCACCTGGCGGGGCGGCTACCACGGCGACACCTTCCACCCGATGAGCGTCTGCGACCCGGAGGGCGGCATGCACCACCTCTGGGGCGACGTGCTGCCCCGGCAGGTCTTCGCGCCCGTGCCGCCCGGCGGCTTCGACACGCCGCCCGACCCGGCGTACGAGGCGGCCCTGGTCGACGCGGTCGAGCGGCACGCCCACGAGCTGGCGGCGGTGATCGTCGAGCCGGTGGTCCAGGGCGCCGGCGGGATGCGTTTCCACCACCCGCACTACCTTCGCGTGCTGCGCGAGGTGACCCGGGAGCACGGGGTCCTGCTGGTCTTCGACGAGATCGCCACCGGCTTCGGCCGGACCGGCACGATGTTCGCCGCGGAGCACGCCGGGGTCGCCCCCGACGTGCTCTGCGTCGGCAAGGCGCTGACCAGCGGCTACCTGACCCTGGCCGCGGCGCTCTGCACGGCGGAGATCGCCCGCGGCATCTCGGCGGACGGGGTGCTGGCGCACGGCCCCACCTTCATGGGCAACCCGCTGGCCTGCGCGGTCGCCAACGCCTCCCTCGGCCTGCTGCGGGCCGGCGACTGGGCCGCCGACGTGTCCAGGGTGGGCGCGGGCCTGCGGGCCGGCCTGGAGCCGCTGCGGGGCGCGCCCGGCGTGGCGGACGTGCGGGTGCTCGGCGCGATCGGCGTGGTGCAGCTCGACCACGAGGTGGACCTTCGCCGGGCCACCGCCGCCGCCGTGGAGCAGGGCGTATGGCTGCGCCCGTTCCGCGACCTGATCTACACCATGCCGCCGTACGTCACCGACGAGGCCGACGTGGCGCGGATCGTCACCGGGATCGAGGCGGCGGTCAAGGCCGGCTGA